The DNA segment TCTGGGGGAGAGCGTCAAGCGTTATCTTTGTTAATGGCAACATTTACAGAACCTAAGATTCTTTTGTTAGATGAACATACAGCAGCACTTGATCCTTCTAGAGCAGAATTAATTACGAATATTACGAAAGAAATTGTTGAGAAATTCAATTTAACAACATTAATGGTCACACATAATATGCAACAGGCATTAGATCTTGGGAATCGATTAATTATGATGGATAAAGGTCAAATCATCTATAAAGCAGCAGAGGCTGAAAAAGAAGAACTGACGGTTCAACATCTATTAAGTGAATTCCAACGTATTCGAGGAGAAAGTATGAACAGTGATCGCGCTTTATTAAGCTAACACACTAGTACTCTTACTAGTGTGTTTTTTTTGTTTGTGGACTTGAGTCAATATTTTGGACACAAAAAGGTTAAGTTTTATGCAGAGACTTTGAATTGATCTTCTATTGCTTGAGGTGTTTTGTATGCGATGCTGCTATGTTTTCTTTTTCTGTTATACCATGCTTCGATAAATTCAAAGATGGCGATATTAGCAGCTTTATAGTCTAAATATTGCATATGATTCACTTCTTCTTTCTTCAATATAGCGTGAAACGATTCAATACAGGCATTATCATAAGGACATCCTTTTTTACTAAAGGAGTGTGTTATGCCATAAGATTTAACATGATCAGTAAACGCTTGGCTTGTATATTGCGAACCTAGATCAGTATGTAGAATTAACCCTTCGGGTGGTAATTGAGTAACGTAAGCGTTTTCCAGAGCTTTAATTACGATTTCAGTTGTCATTTCACGTGAAAAAGAATAGCCGACGATTTTTCGTGAATGTAGATCCATCACTGACGCTAAATAGCACCACCCATCTTTCACCGTATGAACATAAGTAATGTCTGCCACCCATTTTTCATTAATTGATGAAGTTGAAAAGTCTCTCTTCAAGACGTTTTCACGATTTTCAACTCTCTCATTTGAACCATGAGGACGGAATTTCTTTTTAACAATAGAATGGATATCAGCTTTTTTCATTAAACGTTGGACACGTTTCAAACTGATGTGTATTCCTTCTTCTATTAATTGATGGTGAATTTTTGGAGCGCCATAACGTCTTTTACTCTCTTTATAGATGGATTTCATTCGTTCGGTGATTTGTCTATTTTCGATTTCACGTTTTGGCTCAATTTTATTTAATGATTGATAATACGTACTACGCGGTATATTTAATACCTCGCACATAAGTGACACTGAATGTTCTGCCGTCTGCTTTTGGATGAAGTTCGTTAGCTCTTCTGGATTTACTTTTTCGCGAATATGGCCATAGCCTTTTTTAAGATTTCATTCTCCTCTTGAAGACGAAGCATTTGCTTTTGCATCTTTGCAATATCATCAGCCGTAAGGCTTGAACCATCTTCTGTTTCAATAGGAGAGTACTTCTTATTCCATTTGTAAATAGTTACTTCCGATACGCCATATTCAACACTAAGTTCTTTGACTGAACTACCAGAACGGTAAAGATCAACGATCATCTTCTTGAAATCTTGATTATATTTTTTGCCTGTATTTTTGTTTCCCATCCGGACACAACCTTTCTATGTACATTTTAAGTACTTAAAGATATTGTGTCCATGAAACTATACTAACTCCATTGATTTAAGGATGAGTATGTCATTGTATCTGTATATAACAAATAGATTAAAAGGATGTTTCAATATCTATGACTGTAGAAATACCTAATAATTTGAATATATTTGTGTCTTATTGACTATATTGAGAGAAATATAGGATAAAAGTAACTATTATCCTATATTTAACTTTGCTCTCCATATTAGTTATCTATTATTGTGTATATAGTAGGTTTCAAGCTTTGGAGAGGTGGAGAGTATGTTTAAAAAAATTAGTATGGTCACATTAGCTTTGTTGTTTAGTTTAGTTTTGGTTTTAGAAGGAAGTGCTTCAGCTAATAAGACAGCCTTGGGGTATCTATCTTCAGGATCTTTGGAGGATTATATTGAATATGTCGACAGATCGAATGGTGCTATTACAACAGTTGCACCTAATTCTTTTGATATCTCCCCAGATGGGAATCTTGTGGTAGATCGATTGACCACTGAATTTGTGGAAGCAATGCATAATCGAGGAGTAACCGTTACTCCATTCATTTCGAATCATTGGAATCGTGAACTTGGGAAACTTGCTCTAGCAAATAGTGACAAACTTACAGATGATCTCGTTTCTTATGTGAAACAATATAATTTAGATGGTGTTAATGTAGATATGGAAAACATGACACCTGACGACCGTGATGCATTCACGGAGTTTGTAAAAATGTTGAGTGAGAAAATGCCTGAAGGTAAAGAGGTTTCTGTAGCAGTTGCAGCTAATCCAAAAGGTTCGACAGTTGGATGGCACGGTAGCTATGATTATAGCGAAATAGCTAAATACTCAGATTACCTTATGATTATGTCTTATGATGAAAGCTATGATGGTAGTGAAGCAGGGCCAGTTGCAAGCCTTTCATTTGTAGAAGATTCGATTTTATTTGCTTTAAATGAGGGAATACCAGCAAGTAAAATTGTTATCGGTCTCCCGTACTATGGTCGTATGTGGATTCAAGGCGATGCAGAGGTAGCTAACGCTAATGGAGATGGAATAACTCTCAAAAAGATAGATGAATTTATTTCAAAATATGGTGGTTCATCGACATATGTAGATACATATGATAGTGTCCGTTCAACGTTTGAGATTACGAGTGAAGATGGACAAGTTAAATTATACAACTGGACTGATCCACTTCCAGTTGGGAAATATGAAGTTTGGCATGAATCACCAGATTCATTAAAGGAAAAGATCGAACTTACACATGTCTATGATTTAAAAGGTGTAGGTATTTGGAGTCTCGGACAAGAGACTACAAATGTATGGGAAAACTTTGATTACTGGTTAACTGGTGGAGTTTATAAAGATGTAGATCTTAACCATTGGGCATCTGAGTCTATTGGTGAAATGAAAGAAAAGGGCTGGATGAGTGGACGAACTGAGACGCTGTTCGCACCTGAAGAAGCGTTGAAGCGTTCTGAAACAGCTGCTGTCTTAACAAGAGCTTGGGAATTAGAACTTTTCGGTCAATATAATTCTCCATTTACTGATGTATCAGAATCATACTGGGCACGAGAACCAATTGAAATTGCACGTCAAAATGGAATAATAACAGGTCGTAAAGAGGACAAATTTGCACCAGAAGCTGTAGTAACTAGAGAAGAAATGGCTGTCATCTTAAGCCGGATCATTTCTGGTGATAATTTATCAATAAGCAATGCACAAAACTTTAAAGATGTTAGTGATACTCGTTGGTCAGCTGATGCTATTCAAATAATGAGTGCTGCAGGTATTTTCGGAGGATTTGAAGATGGTACATTCCGACCTGAAAACCCAGTAACTCGAGCACAAATGGCTACATTGTTAGATCGTATTTCTTACTATGTTGAATAAGCTAAATAGAGATAAAAAGGCTCAAGGCGATGTTAAATTCATCACCTTGAGCTTTTTTTAATAATAGAAAATTAGAAAACATGTGGATGAGATAAAAAAATTGAATGGATTAAATTCATTGAAAAAATGAAATATTCGCATAAAATAGACTTTATCACGTCTCACCTAACAACATCAACATATAGGGAAATTAACGAAGTTTAAGTAGTAGAGTATGCATTAGTAATTACCTGATTGGTTGAACGAACTTTTAGTCGGGGATGGAGAAATACCATCATTGATGGATGTTTCACTTTATACAAAATTCTTTTTAAGGGGGGAAATAACATGGATACGGCATTAACGACGAACACCTCATCTCAATTTAAAGAAGGATTTCAGGCAGGTGTAAGTATTGGAATTGGATATATGCCAGTGGCATTAACGTTTGGTTTATTAGCGAAATCAACTGGATTATCGGTTATAGAGACCTTTATGATGAGCATGCTCGTGTTTGCAGGTGCATCACAATATATTTCTCTTAATTTATTTGCTATAGGAACGACCGGACCTGTTATCATTCTAACTACATTTATTGTGAATATTCGTCATTTATTAATGTCAGCATCGCTAAGTGAAAAAATAGAAAAGGAGCATCCATTTAAAAAAGCTCTTTATGCATTTGGAATAACAGATGAAACATTTTCAGTTGCAGCACTGAAAGAAGGAAAGGTTACATCATCATATATGGCAGGGCTCATTACGGTTGCCTATGGTAGTTGGGTGATTTTCTCGGTAGTCGGTCATTTTGTAGGTGCAAGTCTACCAGATGTATTACAAGAAAGTATGGGCATCGCTTTGTATGCCATGTTTGTTGGATTGTTAACACCGTCATTGAAGAAGCACAGGAAAGTTGTCACACTTGCAGGTGGAGCAGCACTAATCAATATTATTTTTTCATTTGTTTTTCCGCCAAATTGGTCAGGCTGGGCAATTGTTTTGGCAACATTAAGCTCTGCTATTTTAGTTGAGTTGACCAGCTATATGGTGAATAAGAAGGAGTGGAAATAATGGATTTGAATATTCTTTTGACCATTTTAGGAATGGCAATTGTGACGTATATTCCTCGTGCCTTACCTTTTTTAGCATTTGATGTGAATAACTTGAATCCGTTTGTAAAAGGTGTCTTGCAAAATGTACCTTATGCTGCACTCGGTGCATTAATTGTTCCAGGTGTTTTTTTCATACAACCTAATGACATTTGGTTTGGTATCATTGGTGTAATTGCAGCGTTTTTAAGTGCTTTGCTGGGTGCAAATGTCATTGTTGTAGTAGTTAGTTCAATTGGAGTTCTAACAATCTATTCATACCTCTTTTAAAGAGAGAATTTACACGCAACACTTATTATCAGTCATAAATTTTGCCATTAATTCACTAGAAATATTGAAAGATACCACTTTATTAGTGGTATCTTTCTTTTTTTACAAGTTGAGTTTATCTAATTTGAAAAGACCACATTTCCAAAGAATATTGACATATTATAAAATGAGATTCCTATGGTGATGTTTTTTATTTAGTCGAGTAGGTGATAGAATTAATCAATAACAAAGGAGCCGTCTTCAACTTCTATTAAGTTGTGTAGTGGGAGTCTTCACTTTAATAAGTAATAAATAGTTAGTAAGAGAGATGAGGGATAATATTGAAGAAGGGATTTTGGATTGGTGTTGGTTTATTCATCCTTTATGCAGTAGGAATTTGGTGGTATTTATTTTATGCTTCACCTCAAGAAATTCCTAATGCAATTAGAGGGTCTGTAGCAGATCCGAACACATTTATGACAAATCAAGAAATTGAATTGAGTTATGAATATTCTCGTCTTAAACACTTTTTCTTTTTTATAATAACCCCTTTTGAATGGATATTGTATGCTGTAATTATTATCTTTCCGTTATCAAAAACATTTAAGCAATGGGCAAATGAGATAACGAAGTTTAAGTTTTTTCAGGTGATGATCTATGTATTCGCATTTTCTTTCACGTTATTTGTCACCATGTTGCCATTAAAATGGTTCAGTTATCAGATTTCAATTTCCTATGGTGTATCGGTAACCCCATTTTCAGTATGGATGAGGGATAATATTACGAGCTTTCTGCTTAACTATATTATGTTGGTTGCTATTGCGCTTTGGCTTAATTGGATAATGAATAGATCACCTAATAAATGGTGGATCTACTCATGGTTTTTATCCATTCCTTTTACGTTTTCCGTTATATTCATACAGCCAGTTTTGATTGATCCGTTGTATAATGACTTTTCAACGTTGCAAAATAAAGAACTAGAGTCTGAAATTCTTTCTTTAGCACAAGAAGCGAATATTCCTGCTGAGCATGTATATGAAGTGAAGATGTCAGCTAAAACAAACTCGCTTAATGCGTATGTAAATGGAATTGGCCCAAATACAAGGATCGTACTATGGGATACAACATTAGCAAAATTAAATAAAGGTTCTATTCTATTTATAATGGCTCATGAGATGGCTCACTACGTTTACAAACATGTGTTATTAGGAGTATCACTTTCTATTCTATTTTCTTTTATTGGATTTTGGATTGTAGGGAAAATAGTGAAAGGTATAAAAGAGCGTTTTGAAGAATCATTACATATTAATGGAAATAACCTTCTTGTTCTTCCAATCGTACTTATGATTTTTTCAATACTTATTTTTATTTCGAGTCCAATTAGCAATTATGTATCCAGAGAGATGGAGAGAGCCGCTGATTCATATGCAATTGAATTAACAGAAGATAAGGATGCAGCCATTTCTGCTTTTCAACAGTTGACCACATCGGGGTTAAGTGAGGTACAACCACCTACTTTAGTATACTGGTTTCGTTATAGACATCCTTCCATGCTTGAACGAATTGGGAAATTGTCATATATGAGTGAGGAGAAGTCGTTTACAAATCAGAAGTAGTATGTATAAAGCTACTTCTGATAATTAAAGTACTATGACCGAGTGATTTCTGTTCAGTAGGATAAGGCACTGGACTTTGTACTAAACGTCCAGTTACAACTCAAATTATCATTTTAGGAAGAAGGAAATCAAAAAATTGATATAAACCTCCACTTTTTATCACATCCACCGAAAAATCCTTCAAATTATTAGCAACATAACATATATATAACAATCTGTTATATAACGCATTAGATGCAGAGTAAAACGTTGTTAAATCAATAATTCGTGCTATTCCTGCACAATTTTCTAAAAAAATTTACAGAATTTTTCGTTAAAACCTCTTTTCTTTTTGGATATATTGTTATACAATAACTAACGTGAAGAACAACTGATATATAACAATGTGGGTATGAAGGGGGAACAATAGTTAAGCTTGTTAAAAATAAAGAATCAATGAACTCAAGGTATAATACAAATCTATGTTTGAAGAAGAGATGAAGTAGATTACAAGATAAGAGTTTTATTGAACTTCTTCTTCTGAAATTGTTGTTTATTCTAAAAGAATAGAAGATTTGATATTTGAGGGGTAATTAGGTTTTGCGTGTACTTTATAAAAAAGGGGATTTATAAAGTACAACTTTCATAAGGGTCATAAATTAAATCAATGATGATGTTAGTTAATATTCTTTCTCCTATTTCACTTTGATAATCTTTCTGAAGTGAGAAGTGGTGGGGAGTATAGTGCCATTAAAAAAGATTAATTAATTTTTATTATGTATAGGGGGATACGCATATGACAAATCAAGAACGCATTCAAAAGTTAGAAGAAAGTTGGGCAAATGAAGAGCGCTGGGGTGGGGTAACTCGTCCTTATTCAGCAGAAGATGTTCTTAGACTTCGTGGTTCTATCGATATCGAGTATACACTAGCACGTCGTGGATCAGAAAAACTGTGGAAGTTAATGAAAGAAGAATCATATGTCAATGCACTTGGAGCTCTAACTGGTAATCAAGCTGTTCAACAAGTAAAAGCTGGTCTAAAGGCTATTTATTTGAGTGGTTGGCAAGTTGCTGCAGATGCGAATCTATCTGGTCATATGTATCCAGACCAAAGTTTATATCCAGCAAACAGTGTACCACAAGTTGTTAAACGAATTAATCAAGCACTACAACGTGCGGATCAAATCGAACACATGGAAGGTAACGGAGATAAAGATTGGTTTGCTCCTATTGTAGCAGATGCTGAAGCTGGTTTTGGTGGACAACTTAATGTATTTGAATTAATGAAGGGCATGATTGAAGCAGGAGCATCTGGTGTTCACTTTGAAGACCAACTATCTTCTGA comes from the Bacillus solimangrovi genome and includes:
- a CDS encoding IS3 family transposase (programmed frameshift), which codes for MGNKNTGKKYNQDFKKMIVDLYRSGSSVKELSVEYGVSEVTIYKWNKKYSPIETEDGSSLTADDIAKMQKQMLRLQEENEILKKGYGHIREKVNPEELTNFIQKQTAEHSVSLMCEVLNIPRSTYYQSLNKIEPKREIENRQITERMKSIYKESKRRYGAPKIHHQLIEEGIHISLKRVQRLMKKADIHSIVKKKFRPHGSNERVENRENVLKRDFSTSSINEKWVADITYVHTVKDGWCYLASVMDLHSRKIVGYSFSREMTTEIVIKALENAYVTQLPPEGLILHTDLGSQYTSQAFTDHVKSYGITHSFSKKGCPYDNACIESFHAILKKEEVNHMQYLDYKAANIAIFEFIEAWYNRKRKHSSIAYKTPQAIEDQFKVSA
- a CDS encoding S-layer homology domain-containing protein, which encodes MFKKISMVTLALLFSLVLVLEGSASANKTALGYLSSGSLEDYIEYVDRSNGAITTVAPNSFDISPDGNLVVDRLTTEFVEAMHNRGVTVTPFISNHWNRELGKLALANSDKLTDDLVSYVKQYNLDGVNVDMENMTPDDRDAFTEFVKMLSEKMPEGKEVSVAVAANPKGSTVGWHGSYDYSEIAKYSDYLMIMSYDESYDGSEAGPVASLSFVEDSILFALNEGIPASKIVIGLPYYGRMWIQGDAEVANANGDGITLKKIDEFISKYGGSSTYVDTYDSVRSTFEITSEDGQVKLYNWTDPLPVGKYEVWHESPDSLKEKIELTHVYDLKGVGIWSLGQETTNVWENFDYWLTGGVYKDVDLNHWASESIGEMKEKGWMSGRTETLFAPEEALKRSETAAVLTRAWELELFGQYNSPFTDVSESYWAREPIEIARQNGIITGRKEDKFAPEAVVTREEMAVILSRIISGDNLSISNAQNFKDVSDTRWSADAIQIMSAAGIFGGFEDGTFRPENPVTRAQMATLLDRISYYVE
- a CDS encoding AzlC family ABC transporter permease, with the protein product MDTALTTNTSSQFKEGFQAGVSIGIGYMPVALTFGLLAKSTGLSVIETFMMSMLVFAGASQYISLNLFAIGTTGPVIILTTFIVNIRHLLMSASLSEKIEKEHPFKKALYAFGITDETFSVAALKEGKVTSSYMAGLITVAYGSWVIFSVVGHFVGASLPDVLQESMGIALYAMFVGLLTPSLKKHRKVVTLAGGAALINIIFSFVFPPNWSGWAIVLATLSSAILVELTSYMVNKKEWK
- a CDS encoding AzlD domain-containing protein, which encodes MDLNILLTILGMAIVTYIPRALPFLAFDVNNLNPFVKGVLQNVPYAALGALIVPGVFFIQPNDIWFGIIGVIAAFLSALLGANVIVVVVSSIGVLTIYSYLF
- a CDS encoding M48 family metallopeptidase; amino-acid sequence: MKKGFWIGVGLFILYAVGIWWYLFYASPQEIPNAIRGSVADPNTFMTNQEIELSYEYSRLKHFFFFIITPFEWILYAVIIIFPLSKTFKQWANEITKFKFFQVMIYVFAFSFTLFVTMLPLKWFSYQISISYGVSVTPFSVWMRDNITSFLLNYIMLVAIALWLNWIMNRSPNKWWIYSWFLSIPFTFSVIFIQPVLIDPLYNDFSTLQNKELESEILSLAQEANIPAEHVYEVKMSAKTNSLNAYVNGIGPNTRIVLWDTTLAKLNKGSILFIMAHEMAHYVYKHVLLGVSLSILFSFIGFWIVGKIVKGIKERFEESLHINGNNLLVLPIVLMIFSILIFISSPISNYVSREMERAADSYAIELTEDKDAAISAFQQLTTSGLSEVQPPTLVYWFRYRHPSMLERIGKLSYMSEEKSFTNQK